The Roseicyclus marinus genome has a segment encoding these proteins:
- a CDS encoding GMC family oxidoreductase, with protein MDIWDYIIIGAGSAGSVLAERLSADGRARVLVVEAGGTDRRPDIRVPIGYGLTFHGKSVNWRMHSEPDPELNGRRMYWPRGKGLGGSSSINAMVYARGLPGDYEDWASAGNPGWGAADVAQVYARVERRIHADGTRTGNGPLWVSDRSPEFHPLGRHYIDAIRALGLPEGDTVTGEGAGPYCTTTRKGWRHSAADAFLRPAMKRPNLRVITGAEVLGLMLEGRRATGIRYRRGGQIMTAECRGEVILSAGAVKSPQLLQVSGIGPGDLLQRMGLPVVLDAPGVGGALQDHLAVTYTYRCEEPTLNQVMGSRKGQVMAALRYALFRDGPFSLSVNQMGGLVRSRPDLAQADMQLYFNPLSYSTVYRDKRPLLRPDPWPGFIISFNPCRPTSRGRIDIASPDPTAQPAIRPNSLSTARDLDDMVAGGRLIAQLMEAEPLRKLAVAAHGFSPVGQQDDAILADARDRAGTVYHPCGTCRMAPQEAGGVVDPTLRVHGMDRLRVVDASIFPNITSANTNAPVIMAAMRAADLILSGA; from the coding sequence CGGATGGGCGCGCGCGCGTTCTGGTGGTCGAGGCCGGCGGCACGGACCGGCGGCCCGACATCCGCGTGCCGATCGGCTATGGCCTTACGTTTCATGGCAAATCCGTGAACTGGCGGATGCATTCGGAACCGGACCCGGAACTGAACGGCCGCCGCATGTATTGGCCGCGCGGCAAGGGTCTGGGCGGATCATCCTCGATCAATGCCATGGTCTATGCCCGTGGCCTGCCCGGTGATTACGAGGATTGGGCGAGTGCCGGAAACCCCGGCTGGGGCGCGGCGGACGTGGCGCAGGTCTACGCCCGCGTCGAACGGCGCATCCATGCGGATGGGACACGGACGGGCAACGGGCCGCTCTGGGTCAGCGACCGCTCGCCGGAATTCCACCCCTTGGGACGGCATTACATCGACGCGATCCGCGCCTTGGGATTGCCCGAGGGCGACACCGTCACCGGCGAGGGCGCAGGCCCCTATTGCACCACGACCCGCAAGGGATGGCGGCATTCGGCGGCCGATGCATTCCTGCGGCCTGCCATGAAACGGCCGAACCTGCGGGTCATCACCGGGGCCGAGGTTCTGGGCCTGATGCTGGAGGGGCGGCGCGCGACCGGCATCCGCTATCGGCGCGGGGGCCAGATCATGACGGCAGAATGCCGGGGCGAGGTGATCTTGTCGGCGGGTGCGGTGAAATCCCCGCAACTTCTGCAAGTGTCGGGCATCGGACCGGGCGATCTGTTGCAGCGGATGGGCCTGCCCGTGGTGCTGGACGCGCCGGGCGTGGGAGGCGCGCTGCAAGATCATCTTGCCGTCACCTATACCTATCGCTGCGAGGAACCGACGCTGAACCAGGTGATGGGCAGCCGAAAGGGTCAGGTGATGGCGGCGCTGCGCTATGCGCTGTTCCGCGACGGCCCCTTCAGCCTGAGCGTGAACCAGATGGGCGGGCTTGTGCGGTCGCGGCCCGATCTGGCGCAGGCCGACATGCAGCTTTACTTCAACCCCTTGTCCTATTCGACCGTCTACCGCGACAAGCGCCCGCTGTTGCGGCCCGATCCATGGCCGGGCTTCATCATCTCGTTCAATCCCTGCCGCCCGACCAGCCGGGGGCGGATCGACATAGCCAGCCCCGATCCGACGGCCCAGCCCGCGATCCGGCCCAATTCGCTGTCCACCGCGCGCGACCTGGACGACATGGTCGCGGGCGGGCGGCTCATCGCCCAGCTGATGGAGGCGGAACCGCTCCGCAAGCTGGCGGTGGCGGCGCATGGGTTCAGCCCTGTCGGGCAGCAAGATGACGCGATCCTTGCCGATGCGCGGGACCGCGCGGGCACGGTCTATCACCCCTGCGGCACCTGTCGCATGGCCCCGCAAGAGGCGGGCGGCGTGGTCGATCCGACCTTGCGCGTGCATGGGATGGACCGGCTGCGCGTGGTCGATGCCTCGATCTTTCCCAACATCACCTCGGCCAACACGAATGCGCCCGTGATCATGGCCGCGATGCGGGCGGCCGATCTGATCCTGTCGGGAGCCTGA